The region GTCCCGATAAGCGTACTGGCCAGCCTTAATAACTGCTTGTTTTGCTACCCGATAAGTGCGACTACGGGCACCATAATAACCTTTAGCTTGGTCTAAAACCTTTTTATGACGTGCTTTAGCTGTCACGCCTCGTTTAACTCTTGGCATATCTAATCCCCCTTAACTACCGTGCAACATACGTTCAGCTAAACGCGCATCACATGCTTTTAATGTACCTGCTTCTACGCGCAATTGTCGTTTTTGTTTGCTCGATTTTTTAGTAAGGATATGATTCCTATAAGCACGACGACGCTTAATAGCACCACTTGCTGTCCTACGAAAACGCTTTTGAGCGCCTCGATGTGACTTTAATTTAGGCATAATTTATACTCCGCATTTATTTCTAAAATAAATAATATGGCAAAGTTTAGTTAACTAGCTAAAAGATCTATAGTTTAAGATGATTCACTGATTTACTTATCGATTTGATAAAAAGCTAACGCTTTAAATATTTAAAAAATATTATACTCGAGTCGTTAAATAGACTAATTGAACCATTTTCTCAACTAACGCTAATATAAATCCCCTATCCTGCTAATTCTTAAACTCAACCTACTTCTTTTTAGGCGATAAAACCATCAATAACTGTCGACCCTCACGCTTTGCATGTTGCTCAATAACAGCATATTCAGCCGTATCCTGTTGCAAACGTTCCATAAGTTTCATGCCAATTTCTTGATGAGCCATTTCTCGACCACGAAAGCGTAACGTCACTTTCACTTTATCACCGTTCTGTAGGAAACGTATCAGGTTGCGTAGCTTGACCTGATAATCCCCTGTTTCCGTCGTTGGACGGAACTTTAACTCTTTGACCTGAATTTGCTTCTGCTTTTTCTTTGCTTCAGCTTGCTTTTTGCTCAACTCAAAGAGAAACTTACCATAATCCATTATTTTACATACTGGAGGTCGCGCCGAAGGTGAAATTTCTACTAAATCTAAGCCACCTTCTTCGGCCGCGCGCAATGCTTCGCGCGTTGATACAATTCCCATCTGGTTCCCTTCATCATCAATTAAGCGAACTTCTGGTACATTGATTTGCTCATTAACGCGTGCGCGATCACTTTCACGCTGCTTATTCGATACACTAATAGTTAAATCCTCCAGTTAGTTAAATAGTAACGTTATACAAAATTTAATTATAACGTTAAAATATATTTTTAGATAACTTTGTTACACTACAACATTATTAGTAGCTAATGCTGGCGTGCGCTGGCCTTTAGTATTGATTTCCTTTTGTAAAACATCAATCAATCTTTCTAAAGTCATTGTCCCTAGATCTTGACCTTCTCTGGATCGCACAGCAACTAAGTTATTTTCAACCTCTTTATCACCAATAATTAATAAATAGGGAATTTTTTGTAAAGTATGTTCGCGAATTTTAAAACCTATTTTCTCATTTCTCAAGTCAAAATTAACTCGAATACCTTGTTTTTGTAAAATTTTTGTTACTTTTTGAGCAAAATCATGCTGTTTTTCGCTAATTGTAAGGACTATAGCTTGTACAGGCGCAAGCCACAAGGGAAAACGTCCAGCATAATGTTCAATTAAAATACCCATAAAACGTTCAAATGAACCTAAGATTGCACGATGCAGCATCACAGGTATTTGTTTACTGCCATCCTCGGCAATATAAGAAGCACCCAACCGTTCAGGCATAGAAAAATCAACTTGAATGGTTCCACACTGCCAAATACGGCCTAAGCAATCTGATAAAGAACATTCAATTTTAGGACCATAAAATGCACCTTCGCCTGGCGCATCTACCCATTTAATATTCCTATCTTGCATGGCTTGTTTTAAAGCCTGCTCCGCTTTATCCCAAACCGCGTCTTCTCCAACTCGCTTTTCAGGCCGTAGTGCTAGTCGGTATTTAATCTCTGCAAATCCAAAATCAGCATAGACTGACTCTACGAGTTCAAGCATCATGGCTACTTCAGATTGAATTTGATCTTCTGTACAGAAAATATGCGCATCATCTTGCACCATGTTACGTACTCGCATTAACCCATGTAACGCGCCAGAAGGTTCACAACGATGGCAATTACCAAATTCTGAAAAGCGCAATGGTAAATCACGGTAACTTTTAAGCCCTTGGTTGTAAACTTGGACATGGCACGGGCAATTCATGGGTTTGACTGCATAATGTCTATTTTCAGTTTCAGTGACAAACATTTCATCACGGAAATTTTGCCAGTGCCCTGATTTCTCCCATAATGTCCTGTCTACTAATTGTGGCGTTTTAATTTCTTGATAACCAAAATCACGTAGGCGATGGCGCATATATTGCTCAAGTATTTGATAAATAGTCCATCCTTTGGGATGCCAAAATACCATACCAGGGGCAATGTCTTGAAAATGAAACAATTCTAATGCTTTACCAAGCTTTCGATGATCGCGTTTCTCAGCTTCTTCAAGCCGATGCAGATAGGTTTCTAATGCTTTCTTATTAGGCCAAGCTGTACCATAAATGCGTTGTAACATTTCATTGCGAGCATCACCGCGCCAATAAGCGCCAGCTACTTTCGTTAATTTAAATGCTTTTAAAAAACCAGTAGAGGGAATATGAGGGCCACGACATAAATCTTCAAAATCGCCCTGCTTATATAAAGATAAAACCTCATCTGCTGGGATATCAGCAATAATTTTTGCTTTATATTCTTCGCCTAAACTACGAAAATAATCAATGGCCTCATCACGAGGTAATTCGCGCCTTGATACAGGTAAATCTTGTTTTGCTAGCTCATACATTTTAGCTTCAATGCGCTGTAAATCTTCAGGGGTAAAGGGGCGCTCAAAAGCAAAGTCGTAATAAAAGCCATCCTCAATGACAGGTCCAATAGTAACTTGTACGCTAGGAAATAATTGTTTTACCGCTTGTGCTAACAAGTGTGCTGCAGAATGCCTTATTACTTCTAAGCTATCATCTTGTTTATCAGTGATAATATTAAGTTCACAATCACGGTCTATTTGAAAACTGGTATCAACTAATTTTCCATTAACACGCCCTGCTAATGCTGCTTTAGATAAGCTTATGCTTATATCAGAAGCGACATCTTTTACAGTAATGGGATAGTCATAATGCTTTACCTGGCCATCAGGTAATTTAATATTTGGCATCTTGTACTCCCTCTAACCAACTGCCCGTTAAATTAAGATTATACGTTATCTATTTAGTTAAAAAATAGTCATTTCCCAGCAGCATAGCCAGGATAGTAGAGCAATTAAAGTAATTTATCCCAAAATTGCTAAAAGATACCCTGCAAAAAGGGCTGAGATGGTAGGCACGAGTGGGATCGAACCACCGACCACCACCATGTCAAGGTGGTGCTCTACCACTGAGCTACGTGCCTATAATTCGCCCTCAAGGACGAGGGGCTCATTATATATGGGCTTATTTTACAAAGCAAATAATTTCATCCAATTACTTAGTTTCTTCAAATTGTAATTTAAATCAATTAACTCATAATTAAAATTAAACTATTTAAAACTTAATTAATTCTTTTAAAGATGTTTT is a window of Legionella busanensis DNA encoding:
- the rpmI gene encoding 50S ribosomal protein L35 — its product is MPKLKSHRGAQKRFRRTASGAIKRRRAYRNHILTKKSSKQKRQLRVEAGTLKACDARLAERMLHGS
- the infC gene encoding translation initiation factor IF-3, which translates into the protein MSVSNKQRESDRARVNEQINVPEVRLIDDEGNQMGIVSTREALRAAEEGGLDLVEISPSARPPVCKIMDYGKFLFELSKKQAEAKKKQKQIQVKELKFRPTTETGDYQVKLRNLIRFLQNGDKVKVTLRFRGREMAHQEIGMKLMERLQQDTAEYAVIEQHAKREGRQLLMVLSPKKK
- the thrS gene encoding threonine--tRNA ligase produces the protein MPNIKLPDGQVKHYDYPITVKDVASDISISLSKAALAGRVNGKLVDTSFQIDRDCELNIITDKQDDSLEVIRHSAAHLLAQAVKQLFPSVQVTIGPVIEDGFYYDFAFERPFTPEDLQRIEAKMYELAKQDLPVSRRELPRDEAIDYFRSLGEEYKAKIIADIPADEVLSLYKQGDFEDLCRGPHIPSTGFLKAFKLTKVAGAYWRGDARNEMLQRIYGTAWPNKKALETYLHRLEEAEKRDHRKLGKALELFHFQDIAPGMVFWHPKGWTIYQILEQYMRHRLRDFGYQEIKTPQLVDRTLWEKSGHWQNFRDEMFVTETENRHYAVKPMNCPCHVQVYNQGLKSYRDLPLRFSEFGNCHRCEPSGALHGLMRVRNMVQDDAHIFCTEDQIQSEVAMMLELVESVYADFGFAEIKYRLALRPEKRVGEDAVWDKAEQALKQAMQDRNIKWVDAPGEGAFYGPKIECSLSDCLGRIWQCGTIQVDFSMPERLGASYIAEDGSKQIPVMLHRAILGSFERFMGILIEHYAGRFPLWLAPVQAIVLTISEKQHDFAQKVTKILQKQGIRVNFDLRNEKIGFKIREHTLQKIPYLLIIGDKEVENNLVAVRSREGQDLGTMTLERLIDVLQKEINTKGQRTPALATNNVVV